From Triticum aestivum cultivar Chinese Spring chromosome 4A, IWGSC CS RefSeq v2.1, whole genome shotgun sequence, a single genomic window includes:
- the LOC123084066 gene encoding uncharacterized protein yields MAFSSFPWPFHCRAGGSGGTGPSKPSAAEGKEEDAEELGVTPQLLDFLRTLSPDAFKAVLCFVTGGSAESAAELSDWQQRHAVLVLARAKELAKVRYDLCPCHMKDKQFWTYILS; encoded by the exons ATGGCCTTCTCCTCGTTCCCATGGCCGTTCCACTGCcgagccggcggcagcggcggaacCGGCCCAAGCAAACCCTCCGCCgcggaggggaaggaggaggacgcggaggagCTCGGCGTCACGCCGCAGCTCCTTGACTTCCTCCGGACACTCTCCCCCGACGCCTTCAA GGCGGTGCTATGCTTTGTCACAGGAGGATCCGCGGAGTCGGCGGCCGAGCTCTCGGACTGGCAGCAGCGGCACGCCGTCCTCGTGCTCGCCAGAGCCAAG GAACTCGCTAAGGTCCGCTATGATCTGTGCCCATGCCACATGAAGGACAAGCAGTTCTGGACATACATCTTGTCGTAA